One window of Anaerolineales bacterium genomic DNA carries:
- a CDS encoding FAD-dependent oxidoreductase — MTDHLPTHADVLVLGAGIAGLAAARALMEQGRSVIILEARDRIGGRLWTDSSLGLPLDLGASWIHGVDGNPIAKLAKQFGTKTAPTDEESGIMFAADGSELPEDEFERMEALFDELYERVVERSIMSDTDKPLQAVLDQFLSDSEYSEADLRRLNFYIHLVTALEYGADAKDLSAWWWDQGEEFGGEEVIFPGGYNQISDGLAKGLNICLGTVVKIVRYGADGVEVETSGGNYVADKAVVTFPLGVLRQASVKFEPPLPESKRESIERLGMGVLNKVYLKFPAPFWGEDVETISYVGEELGEWCDWFSFVPFTGEPVLMAFHGGDKGFALEELRDDEITKGAMHTLRVMFGDDIPEPEGVLITRWGKDPFSFGAYSHIPPFASGDDYDTLAEPVGEVLFFAGEATSREYPSTVHGAYLSGLRAAEEL; from the coding sequence ATGACCGACCACTTGCCCACCCACGCAGACGTGCTTGTGTTGGGTGCAGGTATAGCCGGTCTCGCCGCTGCCCGTGCTTTGATGGAACAGGGGCGCAGTGTCATCATCCTCGAAGCGCGGGATCGAATCGGCGGGCGGTTGTGGACCGATTCATCCCTTGGGCTTCCCTTGGATTTGGGCGCTTCGTGGATTCACGGTGTAGATGGGAATCCCATTGCGAAGCTGGCTAAACAGTTTGGGACGAAGACCGCTCCGACAGACGAGGAGAGCGGCATCATGTTTGCGGCAGACGGGAGCGAATTGCCGGAAGATGAATTCGAACGTATGGAAGCCTTGTTCGATGAGCTGTACGAAAGGGTCGTTGAGAGATCGATCATGAGCGATACAGACAAGCCGTTGCAAGCGGTTTTGGATCAGTTCCTCTCTGACAGCGAATATTCTGAAGCAGACTTGCGCCGATTAAATTTTTACATCCATTTGGTGACGGCTTTGGAATACGGCGCCGACGCAAAAGACCTCTCAGCATGGTGGTGGGATCAGGGTGAGGAGTTCGGCGGCGAGGAAGTCATCTTCCCAGGCGGGTACAACCAGATCTCAGATGGTCTCGCAAAAGGCTTGAATATCTGCTTGGGGACGGTGGTGAAAATTGTCCGCTATGGCGCGGATGGGGTGGAGGTGGAAACGTCTGGGGGGAATTATGTGGCAGATAAGGCTGTGGTGACGTTTCCGCTTGGGGTGTTGAGACAGGCATCGGTCAAGTTCGAGCCGCCGCTTCCTGAATCAAAGCGGGAATCGATCGAGCGACTCGGAATGGGAGTCCTCAATAAAGTCTATTTGAAATTTCCTGCGCCCTTTTGGGGCGAGGATGTGGAGACGATCAGTTATGTGGGTGAGGAGTTGGGCGAGTGGTGCGATTGGTTTAGTTTTGTGCCGTTCACGGGCGAGCCAGTTTTAATGGCGTTCCACGGCGGCGATAAGGGCTTTGCGCTCGAAGAACTGCGTGACGATGAAATTACGAAAGGCGCAATGCATACGTTGCGCGTGATGTTTGGCGATGATATTCCTGAACCCGAAGGCGTTTTGATCACACGCTGGGGCAAAGATCCGTTTTCATTCGGCGCGTATTCGCACATCCCGCCTTTTGCAAGTGGTGATGATTACGATACGCTCGCCGAACCTGTGGGGGAGGTTTTATTCTTCGCGGGCGAGGCAACATCGCGCGAATATCCGAGCACGGTGCATGGAGCGTATTTGTCAGGATTGAGGGCGGCGGAAGAGTTATAA